TGCTGGTACTTTGCGGCGGCGTCGGTAAAGCGTTGCTGCTCATACAGCCGGTTGCCTTCGGCGAAGAGCGCGGGGGCCTGCGCTTTGGCGGCAGTACCGGCAAGGATCAATATCACGAAGAGGCGGGCGCAGTAAGAGATGAATGGTTGCATATGGCTGTTTTTCCGGCGGCTTACGCCCGTCCTTTGATTTCGTTTTCGATGTTGGTGATGACTTCAACGGCTTCCTGGTAAGCGCCCTGGCGCAATTCCACGGAATCGCCCGGCGCGTAGAGCGCCCGCTCGCAGCGGTCGGCCAGCGCAAAGAGTTGTTCTTTCGCGGAATCGCTGAGGCCCAGCTTTACCAGCTTGTCTTCTACCCGTTGTTTGGAAATTTCGGCCATGGGGATGCGGAGCTTATGGCTGAGATATCCCCACAGCGCGCGGGAAGTTTCTTCGTAGAATGCTTTGTCTTTTCCTTCTTTGAGATATCGTGCCGCCAGCTCCAGCCGCTTCAGCGCTACTTTGTTGGCGTGGCGGTGGCGCAGGAGGGCGGCGTTGGAGTTGATGTACTTTTCGCGGCGGCGGTAGTACGCAACACCCGCGATCGCCAGCGCCGGCAGGAGGAAAAGTATCCAGAACAGGGGCTTGCCGAAGAAGAACGGGCGTTGCTTGCTCCAGTCGCCGGCTCCCGGGCGGATGCCCGCCAGTTCCGTCTGGCTGCCGAAGTCGGCTTTTTCGCGCTTCACTTCCTTGCCTTGCACCACATGCACGTCGAAGGGCTCGGAAGTGAGGGTTTTGTAAGCTTTCGCGGCAGGATCGAAATAGGAGAACTCAACGGGCGGCAATTTGTAATCGCCTTTTTCCTGCGGCATAAGCGCGTACTGGAACGTGCGGCTGCCGCTGAGGGGATTGCTGTTTTTCTCGATATTGTCGGTAACGGAAGGATCGTATTTCTCGAAGCCCGGCGGGATGTTCAGCGGCGGCGCGTTCAGCAGGTTTACGTTGCCTTGCCCGCTGATAGCCACCTTCAGCGACAGCGCATCGTCGGTGCTGAGTTGATTTTTATCGAGTGTGGCATTCATGGTGAAGCGGCCCACCGCGCCGTTGAAGCTGGCGGGGCGGCCCTCGGCGGGCAGGGGTTTTACCTGCACTTTCACCACGGGGCTCTGGATCCGGTACGGCACCACTTCGTATTCGGTATTGCCGAACAAGGGATCGTCCGCGAAGAAATCTTCGAACACATCGCGGCCGAAGGGATCATTGGTGGCAGGGCGCCGGCGCTGACCGCCGATCTTCACGAAATGAACCTGGTTATCCACTTCCGCGGGGTCCAGTTCCAGCTCGCCGGATTGCAGCGGGAAAAGGAGGGTTTTGCGGATGATGAAAACGTTAAAGGGAACGCCGTTCACCACTTCTTCGGTGGGCCGCGGCGGATTGGGAATGTCCATATCCTTGGCGGAGAACCCTTTGAACGCGGGCACTTTCGTTACGCTGGAGTTCGTGGGCAGGCGGGTGTACAGTTTATACGTGGCGGTGATCTGTTCACCTTCATACACGTTTGTTTTATCCACGTCCACGCGCACGAACACGTTCTTCCGCAGTTGTTCTTTCGGATCATCGCCCGGGCGGAGCACGCCCGGCTGCGCTTCGCCGGGATAGCGGCGCTGCGGGTAATTCGGTTGCGCCTGCTGGGGTTGCGGTTTCACGGGAGCGCCGGCGCGGGTGACCTCGATGTTGACGGGGTTGCTGCGGACGGTTTTCCCATCCACGCGCGCCGTGGCGCCTGGAATGGTGAAGTTCCCCGGCGCCGTTGGGGCCAGGGTATAAGAATACGCCACGTATGTGGTGACACGGCCATTGTCGTTAGACATGCCCTGCTGCACGGCGGGCCCCTGCATTACGGAAAAACCGTTGAACGCGGGCGCCCTGAAATCGCTGAGGTTGGCGGGGTTGACGAGCGTGAACTGCACCTGGAAATATTCATCCTGCGCCACTACGTTGGTGTTGACCTGCGTGGTGAAACGGAACTCCTGGGCATGGGCCGCCGCTGCCGTCAGCAACGCGGCGATGAACAAAACGAATTGTTTTCTCAATCTGGCGGTATAAAACTTCATCTATGACAAATTTAACCAATGCCGGGCCGGAGCATTCCGGGGGCAAGTTAAAAGTAAGTTAAAATAACAGGTTGAAAACGGCTACAGCAAAGGCTTTGGGGTGACTTCCGCCGCTATCCGAGATCCCCGAGCTGGGGGCGCATCACAATGTCTTCGATCACCGCCTGGGGGCTGAGATGATAGGCCGCCCACAGCATAGACGCTACATCTGCCGGCTCCATGAGGCGGTCCGCCGGGCCCTCGAACCCTTCCCAGGAGGCAGTGAGCACGGGGCCCGGGCTGATGGAGGTGACTTTCACGCCGTGGGGTTTCATTTCTTCCCGCAGGTTTTTCGAAAAACCGAGCAGGGCGAATTTGGTGATGCTATACGATCCCCCGTTCGGGTACGCCTTGTGGCTGGCCGTGGAGCACAGGTTGAATACATGTCCTTTCTTCGCGGCTTTCATGGCGGGGATGAAGGCACGGGTAAGATGGTACGCACTGTAAAGGTTCACGGCCATCATCTTTTCGAGATGCCCGTCTTCCTCCTCATGCACCGCGCCAGGCACGAAGATCCCCGCATTGTTCACCAATATATCGGGCACTTCGCCGAATTCCCCGCGAACGGCTGCCGCGAAGCTGAGCACCGCTTGTTTGTCGCCCATATCTACCGGCAGGGCCAGCACTTTGGCCCGGGGGCTTTGCTGCCGGATGGCCGCAGCCGTTTCGTCCAGCGCCTGCACATTCCGTGCACAGATCGCTACATCAAATCCCTCCGCCGCCAGCTTCTCCGCTACCGCTTTCCCGATGCCTTTGCTGGCGCCTGTAATGATTGCAAACATACCGTGTGTTGTAGTGTTAATACCCTTTTAATATGCCAAAATAAGGGAAAAATGGATTTGTCGTACCTTTGCCCTTCACTACAGTTAGCCAACGAACGGACCCATCATGAGATATAAACATATTTTTTTTGACCTGGACCATACGCTCTGGGATTTTGAAGCCAACTCCAACGCCACTTTGCAGGAATTGTACGACGCGCATGACCTCGCCGGCATCGGCATCCCCTCGTACACCGAGTTCTTCACCGTGTATTCCGGTATCAACGAAAAATTGTGGGACCGCTTCCGCAAAGGTTACATCAACCGTAACGAGCTCCGCATCAAACGTTTCACCCAAACTTTCCTGGAATTCAAACGCTGCGACGACGCCCTTTGCCAAACCCTCAGCGACCGGTTCCTCGAAATCCTCCCCACCAAAACCGCCCTTTTCCCCGATACCATCGAAGTGCTCGACTACCTCCGCGACAGGCAATACCCGCTCCACCTGATCACCAACGGTTTTGAGGAAACGCAGAAACTGAAGCTGGAAAATTCAAAGATCGGGCACTATTTCACCCATATCGTGACTTCCGAAAGCGCGGGCATGCTGAAGCCGCATAAAGCGATCTTCGATTATGCCATGCAATTGTCCAACACCACGGCGGCCGACAGCATCATGATCGGCGACACGCTGGAAGTGGATATCCTCGGGGCGCAACAGGCAGGAATGGACCAGGTGTATTTCGCGCCGGGCGAAGTGCAGGCGGGCGTTACCCCCACTTACACGATCAAAACGCTGTCGGAGCTGAAGAATATCCTGTAGGGCCATAAAAAATCCCGGTAACATATGCTACCGGGACTTCCCAATATAATGGCTGCAAAATTTACTAACTTTTTTCCGCGGCTTTCTTTTTGGCGGCTGCTTTAGCGGCTTCTGCCCTGGAAGGCATCGGCATGCAGCAGGATTTGCCTTTGGCGGCGGTTTCCTGTTTGCAGCAGGATGCGTCTTTACCCTTGTTGCAGGCTTCTTCCTTTTGGGCGGGAGCCTTCTTTTTTGCCCCAGGCTTTTCCTGGGCGAGGGCGGGGCCGGCGAGGAGCGCTGCGGCGGACAGCATCAGAAAGAATTGCTTCATGCGGTGCTTTTGTGTAATTGAAGATACGCTTTCCGTTTGGAAAAGAAACGTTAAAAAATTATCAAGCCAGTTCCGCTATCACCGTTTGCCCGCCGCGCACGATCTGTTCGAGGTTTACGTTCACTTTGGTGCCCACGGGCAGGTAGATGTCCACGCGGGAGCCGAATTTGATGAAACCCATCTCCATATTCTGTTTCACTTCCATGCCGGGCTTGAGGTAATTCACGATGCGGCGGGCGAGGGCGCCGGCGATCTGGCGTACCAGGATGTCGGTTTTGCCGTTGCCGATAACAACCGTATGGCGTTCGTTTTCCGTGGATGCTTTAGGGTGCCAGGCCACGAGGTACTTGCCCGCGTGGTATTGGCTCAGCTTCACGCTGCCGCTGATGGGGTTGCGGTTTACGTGGACGTTGGCGGGGCTCATGAAGATGGACACCTGGAGGCGCTTATCCTTGAAGTATTCCCCTTCCACGGTTTCCTCAATCACCACGATCTTGCCGTCGGCCGGGGCGATCACCAGCTTCTCGTCGAATTGCATCTCGCGGGAAGGGATGCGGAAAAACGATACGATGAACAGGAAAAACACGAGGGAGATTCCCAAAATCGTCCAGCACATTACCGGCGAATCGTAAAGGAAATAAAACACTGCGATGTTGAGCAGCGCCAGTACGGCGAATGTTAGGGCGATGGTAGCTTTGCCCTCACGATGGATCGTCATGATTCAGTAGATTTTTATCTGGCCCTTTAATAAGGCGGTACGAAGGTATGAAGAAAAATGTTTATCGGACAAAGAGGCTGACGTAGATCCAGGCGAAAGGCGCGGCCACCAGCAGGGAATCGAAGCGGTCGAGGAAACCGCCGTGCCCCGGCATGATGTTCCCCGAATCTTTCACTCCGGCCAGCCTTTTCAGCCGCGACTCCAGCAAATCGCCCGCCGTGCCAAACACCGCCGCGATGGCCGACAGCGCGATCCAGTGCTGCAGCGGCAACCACTGATGCCCCCAGAAATGCCCGAAAACGCCCGCAGCGGCCACGGCGAGAATCATCCCGCCCACGGTGCCTTCGATCGTCTTCTTGGGAGAAATGGCGGGAGCAAAAGGCGTCCGGCCGATGAGGGAGCCCACGATATACGCCATGGTATCGTTGATCCAGATAAAGCAGATGAGCAACAACGGAATGAGATATCCCGGCGCGTGGTACCCCGGCACCTCCGTAAAGCGCAGATCTGCCAGGAGGCCGAAGGGAACCGTTACATACATCAGCCCCAGCAGGGAATAACCGATCGTTTTCAATGAGAACGTTTTGCCCATGAGGATTTCCCCCAACGGCAATATCAGGATGAATATGAAAGACATCGCCCAGCCGATTTCCCCGAGCGACAGCCCGTTCCGCTCGAAATTCGAACCGGTGAACGCCAGCATCATGGCGCATCCGGCGATCAGCGCGCCGTAGCGGTGCCAGGAAGAA
Above is a genomic segment from Chitinophaga pollutisoli containing:
- a CDS encoding BatD family protein, with the protein product MKFYTARLRKQFVLFIAALLTAAAAHAQEFRFTTQVNTNVVAQDEYFQVQFTLVNPANLSDFRAPAFNGFSVMQGPAVQQGMSNDNGRVTTYVAYSYTLAPTAPGNFTIPGATARVDGKTVRSNPVNIEVTRAGAPVKPQPQQAQPNYPQRRYPGEAQPGVLRPGDDPKEQLRKNVFVRVDVDKTNVYEGEQITATYKLYTRLPTNSSVTKVPAFKGFSAKDMDIPNPPRPTEEVVNGVPFNVFIIRKTLLFPLQSGELELDPAEVDNQVHFVKIGGQRRRPATNDPFGRDVFEDFFADDPLFGNTEYEVVPYRIQSPVVKVQVKPLPAEGRPASFNGAVGRFTMNATLDKNQLSTDDALSLKVAISGQGNVNLLNAPPLNIPPGFEKYDPSVTDNIEKNSNPLSGSRTFQYALMPQEKGDYKLPPVEFSYFDPAAKAYKTLTSEPFDVHVVQGKEVKREKADFGSQTELAGIRPGAGDWSKQRPFFFGKPLFWILFLLPALAIAGVAYYRRREKYINSNAALLRHRHANKVALKRLELAARYLKEGKDKAFYEETSRALWGYLSHKLRIPMAEISKQRVEDKLVKLGLSDSAKEQLFALADRCERALYAPGDSVELRQGAYQEAVEVITNIENEIKGRA
- a CDS encoding SDR family oxidoreductase, which codes for MFAIITGASKGIGKAVAEKLAAEGFDVAICARNVQALDETAAAIRQQSPRAKVLALPVDMGDKQAVLSFAAAVRGEFGEVPDILVNNAGIFVPGAVHEEEDGHLEKMMAVNLYSAYHLTRAFIPAMKAAKKGHVFNLCSTASHKAYPNGGSYSITKFALLGFSKNLREEMKPHGVKVTSISPGPVLTASWEGFEGPADRLMEPADVASMLWAAYHLSPQAVIEDIVMRPQLGDLG
- a CDS encoding YjjG family noncanonical pyrimidine nucleotidase — protein: MRYKHIFFDLDHTLWDFEANSNATLQELYDAHDLAGIGIPSYTEFFTVYSGINEKLWDRFRKGYINRNELRIKRFTQTFLEFKRCDDALCQTLSDRFLEILPTKTALFPDTIEVLDYLRDRQYPLHLITNGFEETQKLKLENSKIGHYFTHIVTSESAGMLKPHKAIFDYAMQLSNTTAADSIMIGDTLEVDILGAQQAGMDQVYFAPGEVQAGVTPTYTIKTLSELKNIL
- a CDS encoding phosphatidylserine decarboxylase family protein gives rise to the protein MTIHREGKATIALTFAVLALLNIAVFYFLYDSPVMCWTILGISLVFFLFIVSFFRIPSREMQFDEKLVIAPADGKIVVIEETVEGEYFKDKRLQVSIFMSPANVHVNRNPISGSVKLSQYHAGKYLVAWHPKASTENERHTVVIGNGKTDILVRQIAGALARRIVNYLKPGMEVKQNMEMGFIKFGSRVDIYLPVGTKVNVNLEQIVRGGQTVIAELA
- a CDS encoding phosphatidate cytidylyltransferase, which gives rise to MKTFITRTITALFFVAIMLGGILWTPLSFFLLFFLVNFFALQEYAKLVRHIDADYTEISSWHRYGALIAGCAMMLAFTGSNFERNGLSLGEIGWAMSFIFILILPLGEILMGKTFSLKTIGYSLLGLMYVTVPFGLLADLRFTEVPGYHAPGYLIPLLLICFIWINDTMAYIVGSLIGRTPFAPAISPKKTIEGTVGGMILAVAAAGVFGHFWGHQWLPLQHWIALSAIAAVFGTAGDLLESRLKRLAGVKDSGNIMPGHGGFLDRFDSLLVAAPFAWIYVSLFVR